In Rosa rugosa chromosome 4, drRosRugo1.1, whole genome shotgun sequence, the genomic stretch CCTTGCATTCATTTTGTTAGGCAAATCTTGTGCTGTTCCATATGTAGTGCACACCTTAAATTTTCATTATATAAGTCCTTGCATGTAGTTCATATGAAGGGTGTTTTATATGTTATATAACTGGTATAGATGGGGTATGTTTGCAAAAACTTTGGAGTTTAGATTTCTTTTGATTTTCTTGCCTTGCTGCTAGATACAAATACAGTCATaaccttaatatatatatatatatatatatatatatatttgctttAGTTCTATGTATATCAATAGTTTGGTAGTTTTGCAggtactataaaaaaaaaatgttatatcATTTGTGATGGATATCTTAATTTATGATTATGGTTCTGTGCCTCAATCATTCACCGGAAGGTATGGAGTTCATCAAAATTCTGTCTTTGTTGGGCATGTTTATAGATCTTGTATAAATCTGAGATGTAACCAATTTACCTACCTAAACTGTAGCTGAAGGTGACCAATCGGTGGGTTCAACACTCAGAAAAGGGGATAGCAATGCCTCCAGTTACTGGCCGTCTGCGACGATTGAGCAAGATTCTGAAAGAAACGACATATCTTCGCCATTGGAAATTTTGTAAACCAGCGCTTACTTAAACTAGTACATGACGTCATACGTGTTGCCATTGTTTTGACTTAAAGTTGGCAATGGATAGGAGGCACCTGTTTGATCGCTCATTTCCTATCCGCTGACAACTAACCGTATGAAAGGGGCTTCCCTATTTATTGGAAACGCGTCAACCGACTTTTTAGGTGGATGAAAAGAAAGCCCCACACGCTCATTTGAAGACTAATAACACCAATTAGTTCCAAATTACTTTGATAAgagaagtaaaaaagaaaaaccagatTCTTGAAATAGTTGAAACAGTAGTCAATTAATGTGGAACACTATAAATAGATAGCCAACCCTCACCAAGTGtacaccaaaacaaaacaataaccatgagatcttattattgccttaTTTTCTTGTATGTTCACCTACTTTCGTCACAAAATTACTTTGCTTTTGCTTTAGCCAGTTCAACTACTGAAGCGCAAGCCCTTCTGAAATGGAAAGCCAGCTTACAAAATCAAACCCAGCCTATCAACTCATGGATGATACTTCCACCAATCTCGTGTTCTGGGTCACTTCCCAGTACAAATAATGCCACCAATACTTCCACCAATCCCAAAGCAATTGCAAACCCATGCATTTGGACTGGTATCTCGTGCAATGCTGCCGGAAGTGTCAACAGGATAAACCTTACCAATTATGGTATACAAGGTATGCTACATGAATTCTCATTCCTGTCATTCCCTAGTCTTGTGTATCTAAACCTCGACTCAAATAAACTCTTCGATGTCATACCACCTGGAATTAgtttcctctcgaaactcagtTTTCTTAATCTATCTAGTAATCAATTTTCTGGGAAAATCCCGCCAGAAATTGGTCTTCTAAGTAGTCTCACATTTCTCTATCTCCATTCAAATAATCTCTCTGGCTCCATTCCAAAAGAGGTAGGGAACTTGAAATCTTTGATGGATCTACAGTTGGGCATCAATTaactcagtggttcaattccgacaacattgGGTGATCTGACCAACCTTACCATTCTCCATCTCCATACAAATAATCTTTCTAGCCCTATTCATATGGAGATAGGAAACTTGAAATCATTGGTGAATCTAAGCTTGAGCACCAATCACctcagtggttcaattccgaCAACACTGGGTGATCTGACCAACCTTACCAGTCTCTATCTCCATACAAATAATCTTTCTGGCACTATTCCGATGGAGATAGGAAACCTGAAATCATTGGTGGATCTAGAGTTGAGCACCAATCaactcagtggttcaattccgacaacattgGGTGATCTTACCAACCTTACCACTCTCTATCTCCATACAAATAATCTTTCTGGCCCTATTCCTACGGAGATAGGAAACTTGAAATCATTGGTGAATCTAGCCTTGAGCACCAATCaactcagtggttcaattccgaCAACACTGGGTGATCTGACCAACCTTACCAGTCTCTATCTCCATACAAATAATCTTTTTGGCACTATTCCTATGGAGATAGGAAACTTGAAATCATTGGTGGATCTAGAGTTGAGCACCAATCAACTCAGTGGTTTAATTCCGACAACACTGGGGGATCTGACCAACCTTACCACTCTCTATCTCCATACAAATAATCTTTCTGGCACTATTCCTATGGAGATAGGAAACCTGAAATCATTGGTGAATCTAGCCTTGAACACCAATCaactcagtggttcaattccgacaacattgGGTGATCTGACCAACCTTACCACTCTCTATCTCCATACAAATAATCTTTCTGGCCCTATTCCCATGGAGATAGGAAACCTGAAATCATTGGTGGATCAACAGTTGAGCTCCAATCaactcagtggttcaattccgaCAACACTGGGGGATCTGACCAACCTTATCACTCTCTATCTTGATACAAATAATCTTTCTGGCCCTATTCCTATGGAGATAGGAAACCTGAAATCATTGGTGGATCTAGTGTTGAGCACCAATCAACTCAGTGGTTTAATTCCGACAACACTGGGGGATCTGACCAACCTTGCCACTCTCTATCTCCATACAAATAATCTTTCTGGCCCTATTCCTACGGAGATAGGAAACTTGAAATCATTGGTGGATCTAGCCTTGAGCACCAATCAACTCGGTGGTTCAATTCCGACAACACTGGGGGATCTGACCAACCTTGCCACTCTCTATCTCCATACAAATAATCTTTCTGGCCCTATTCCTATGGAGATAGGAAACCTGAAATCATCGGTGGATCTAGTGTTGAGCACCAATCAACTCAGTGGTTTAATTCCGACAACACTGGGGGATCTGACCAACCTTGCCACTCTCTATCTCCATACAAATAATCTTTCTGGCCCTATTCCTACGGAGTTAGGAAACTTGAAATCATTGGTGGATCTAGCCTTTAGCACCAATCaactcagtggttcaattccgaCAACACTGGGGGATCTGACCAACCTTGCCACTCTCTATCTCCATACAAATAATCTTTCTGGCCCTATTCCTATGGAGATAGGAAACCTGAAATCATTGGTGGATCTAGTGTTGAGCACCAATCAACTCAGTGGTTtaattccgacaacatttgGGAATTTGAACAACCTTACCAGTCTCTATCTCAATTCAAATAATCTTTCAGGAACTATTCCTATGGAGATAGGAAACCTGAAATCATTGGTGAAACTAGTGTTGAGCGACAATCAACTCAATGGTTCAATTCCAGCTTCATTATGTGACTTGCATAACTTGAATATCTTACACCTCCGTGACAACCAACTTTCTGGCTTCATCCCTCCAAAGCTGGGAAATATCCAGAAATTGATCGAATTGGAATTAGATACAAATCAATTTTCCGGTTATTTGCCACAGAACATATGCCGAGCTGGATCGCTTAGAAAGTTTACAGCATCCATCAACCATCTAACTGGCCCAATCCCAAAAAGCTTAAAAATCTGCACAAGCTTATTCAGAGTGCGTCTTGACCAGAACCAGTTGAAAGGTAACATATCTGAAGACTTTGGCGTTTATCCTAGTCTCAATTTTATAGATTTGAGCAACAATCAACTTTACGGTGAAATCTCACCAAATTGGGGATTGTGCAAAAATTTAACATCGCTACGAATTGCGGGAAATAAACTTACTGGTTCTATACCAGTTGAGATTGCTACCGCAACCCAAATTCAAGAGCTGAATATTTCATCAAATCGTTTGGTCGGGACGATTCCGAAAGAGTTTGGGAGATTGACTTCACTGGTGAAGCTGATGATGGATGGCAATCAACTTTCAGGTCGTGTCCCTTCAGAGTTTGAATCATTGGCTGATCTAGAATATCTTGATCTATCAACAAACAAATTCAATGATTCAATTCCAAGCTTTGTAGGTGACTTTCTCAAGTTAAGTTACTTGAATTTGAGCAACAACAAATTCAGTCAAGCAATTCCAATTCAGTTGGGGAAGTTAATTCATCTGTCCAAACTAGATTTGAGTTTTAACACACTTGAAGGTCAGATACCATCAGATATTAGCAACATGCAGAGTCTGGAGATACTGAATATATCCCACAACAATCTTTCTAGTTTCATTCCAACCAGTTTTGAAGACATGCGTGGGTTGTTGTATGTAGACATATCCTACAATGACTTGGAAGGTCCACTTCCCAACAACAAAGCATTTCAAGCTGCTACTCAAGAAGCATTACAAGGGAACAAGGGCTTGTGTGGCAACGCACGATTTTTGCAACCCTGCAATAAACAAAGCCCAACAAAGGACCATAAACTCGTATTTATGATAATGTTCCCTATTCTTGGAGCATTTGGGCTTCTAGCCTTTATATTTGCATTGGtagcaaaaaggaaaaagaagcatCAGCATGGAGAAAAAACCAACATGAATGAAGAAATTTCTATTTCTATATTGAAGTTTGATGGAAAGACGATGTTTGAGGAAATCGTAAGGGCAACAGAAGATTTTGATCCCATGTAttgtgtacatacctccaataatgtggagtatttgctatctcaccaagcacaAGTAAcccccactttgggacatcaacgaggcatggcaaggcccaaccgagacatgcatcgtgtagccctatgttcaggctacgcggcggtatccggaagtcgcaaaaccgccaccgggaagtcgtgttcccgcccttgccaacatgcctccataacatagctttctgcatgttaaatagactaaggaattgtatggttgcttgtcccacatcgaagaacaagtagaggagatggcttccttgacttataaaggAACTCTTCTCCCACTTAGATAGACATTCCATatccaacatcccattacatcttttgtaatccccttgggccgcaaggctcgacacactagtacaacattcaagtggacgtagtctcccgctcatgcggaggcgaaccactatacatcttgtgtcactctctctgcctctctctcttttacttatcgttaattagatccccacggatcaaagcattaacataTTGCATAGGGCAGGGAGAACAGGGAAGTGTCTACAAAGCAACTTTGTCATCCACTTACACGGTAGCCGTGAAGAAACTCCATTTGCCATGCGATGATGACAAGAATCTTCAGAAGGCATTCTTGAATGAAATTAGGGCACTAACTGAGATGCGTCACCGAAATATTGTGAAGCTTTATGGTTTCTGTTCACATAGGCTACACTCATTTTTGGTGTATGATTATCTGGAAAAGGGTAGTTTGGCCACAATGTTGAGCAAAGATGAGGAAGCAAAAGAACTGGGGTGGAGTAAAAGGGTGAATATAGTTAAAGGTGTAGCTCATGCCTTGTGTTACATGCATCACGATTGTTTGCCACCGATTGTGCATCGGGACATATCGAGCAAGAATATTTTGCTGGATGATGAGTATGAGTCCTGTGTGTCAGACTTTGGCACTGCTAAGTTCTTGAACCCAGACTCAGCTAATTGGACTGCCCTTGCAGGCACATATGGATATATTGCACCAGGTAATATTTGTTTTTCTCtggtttctatttttattaactCATTATTATCACTATATACGGACATTTGACTGTTTGAGATTTGACTGAGCAGAGCTTGCTTATACTATGGAAGTGAATGAGAAGTGCGATGTTTATAGCTTTGGAGTGGTGATATTGGAGACAGTTATGGGAAGACATCCGGGAGATCTACTCTCATCTCTATCTTCGGGGGCGTGTTCATCATCGTCCACTGCATTACCAGCCCATCAATTGCCAGTTGTGGATGTTTTGGACCAACGCATTTCCCCTCCTACACGTGAAGTTGCAAGAGAAGTTGTCTCTGTTTTGAAGGTAGCATTTGCATGCCTGAATTCCAGTCCTCAATCTCGTCCATCAATGAAGAAAGTTTCTCAACACCTCTAAACTCAAAGACTGCATTTGTCGGATCCAATAGCTATGATAACATGCGGTGAATTGCTTGCTTCTAATGGTTTCACTGCCTCATGAATTTTGAATCAGCAATGTTCTTCTTTATCCACCAACATTTTTGTTCAGCCTGCCTTGCCTTTTTTCGGCACAATCCAATTCTTGCTTTCTCTCctttcacttttcttcatcCTCAGATTCCTTTCATCCCTCCAAAAGAAAGCACTTTTCTCCCCCAGTTCTAGGTAATTTTGATTCTGATTTACTGTGAAATCTCAGTTTTTGTGTATTCTGTATCAGAAGATTTCTGTGTCTAGGTTTCAATGGCGTATTTCCAGAACGATGACCTGGAAAGCACAGCAATGCTCAAGCTCTTCCTCCACAACTTCCACCGTCTCCCTCATCTCCGACTCTCTCCACGGCGCCGTCACCTCCACCATCACTCAAGTCGCTGTCACCGCCGTCACCATCGCCTCCACTAAAGTTGATTTCTTGTGGCCCAAACTCGCAACACAGCCAGTTTGGGCTGTGATCCAAAGGTTGTATGTAAGATCATACCTATTGCACAACAATAGATATGAACTAGCTATTATATGTTGTATGCATCAGTTAATGTAAATGAGCTATTTTGAATTCAAATGTAAATACATTAGccaatatatataaacttttAAGTAATCGAATTAAGTTTATATATTAGAATATGTGttaaagaatttcaaattcaaatgtgTGGTTATCCAGACAAATTTATTAGGAAGTTATTTTGACAGTTCCTTGATGGAAGGAACTGCCATGTAACTGCTGTGTTCAACAGCTTTATAAATAAAGTGGAATTTGTATTTGATCCCTGCTAGAGCATAAAAACGCTCTCATTGAGTTTGTCCCATCAAGCAATAAAGAGAGATACGGTGTGTATCTAGGAGAAGATCAGATAGATAACGGCAGCAGATCACCAAATGGATAACGGCAGCAATCCACCAAGTcagttttatgattttatttcaTAACATTGATTTAACATTTGAGATAGTATACTTGAGTTATaagtttatgtttcatattgaatctaacaattggtatcagagcaactATGCTCAGATTTAGATCAATGTTCATTATAATGCAAATTTATATATATCCTGGGACTTGATGATAACATGCTGTTGTTCGTGTAAATATATCTGCATATCAATTAAATACAAAGCGATAGTGACTTTTACTGCTGTTATCTGTATAAACTGAGTATTGTTTTTATCGAATTATATAATGAttatttgttatatatatacatgtgaaAATTGTATCTAACTTCAGAAACTACTGCATATTTCATGTAGATTCATATTGCTGCCAAAGTAGCCATGATTATACTGATATATGCAATAGGGTAAATAGAATTTTTCTTTCTGAATGTGTTCTGCATATGTATTCAATGCTATCAAAATAGTTGTAATGTATATGTATGAACATACATTCACAgaagaaaatatgaagaaaactTGAAAGTTTAAATTACAATCTAACTTCCAAAGCGGTTGGATATCAAGATTAGGCTTTCTGGTATAACATATGTATGATAATGAACATTCATAAATATATCGTTAGAGATAAGTGTATCACAAATGATACCAGCATCTTGAACATGATATATGTTTATTTATCTATCTGTACGTGATTCATTTAAAATGTTTATTCTATATGAATTAACATTTGGGATATGTATATGATTCTAGTATATAGTCAAACTAGAATATATGTTGAATGACTGATTTAAATTAATTTCATTCCAGCCATGCATTTTCCAATGAGCATTAATCAAATTGAATTGCTCAATGGATTGAATTTCAAAAAGTGGAAGGGAGACATAGAACTCAATCTAGGCATACTAGACTTTGACCATGTGTTGAGAGAGGATCCACCAGCAGAACTGACTGCTAATGCATCTAAGGAGGCCAAAGACAGGTATTCACAGTGGCATAGGCACAACAGGATGGCACTGATCTGTATGAAAAAGAGCATGACTGATGCTGTGAAGGGAGGCATTCCCGATTCTGAATTTGCAAAAGTTTATTTCAATTCCATTGCTGAGAAGTATAAAGTTTCTGACAAAGCTGAAGTTAGCACCCTGATGAATGCACTGACGGGAATGAAGTTCACTGGACATGGAAGTATAAGGGAGTATATAATGAAAGGGATAGATA encodes the following:
- the LOC133744182 gene encoding probable leucine-rich repeat receptor-like protein kinase At1g35710 — its product is MEIGNLKSLVNLSLSTNHLSGSIPTTLGDLTNLTSLYLHTNNLSGTIPMEIGNLKSLVDLELSTNQLSGSIPTTLGDLTNLTTLYLHTNNLSGPIPTEIGNLKSLVNLALSTNQLSGSIPTTLGDLTNLTSLYLHTNNLFGTIPMEIGNLKSLVDLELSTNQLSGLIPTTLGDLTNLTTLYLHTNNLSGTIPMEIGNLKSLVNLALNTNQLSGSIPTTLGDLTNLTTLYLHTNNLSGPIPMEIGNLKSLVDQQLSSNQLSGSIPTTLGDLTNLITLYLDTNNLSGPIPMEIGNLKSLVDLVLSTNQLSGLIPTTLGDLTNLATLYLHTNNLSGPIPTEIGNLKSLVDLALSTNQLGGSIPTTLGDLTNLATLYLHTNNLSGPIPMEIGNLKSSVDLVLSTNQLSGLIPTTLGDLTNLATLYLHTNNLSGPIPTELGNLKSLVDLAFSTNQLSGSIPTTLGDLTNLATLYLHTNNLSGPIPMEIGNLKSLVDLVLSTNQLSGLIPTTFGNLNNLTSLYLNSNNLSGTIPMEIGNLKSLVKLVLSDNQLNGSIPASLCDLHNLNILHLRDNQLSGFIPPKLGNIQKLIELELDTNQFSGYLPQNICRAGSLRKFTASINHLTGPIPKSLKICTSLFRVRLDQNQLKGNISEDFGVYPSLNFIDLSNNQLYGEISPNWGLCKNLTSLRIAGNKLTGSIPVEIATATQIQELNISSNRLVGTIPKEFGRLTSLVKLMMDGNQLSGRVPSEFESLADLEYLDLSTNKFNDSIPSFVGDFLKLSYLNLSNNKFSQAIPIQLGKLIHLSKLDLSFNTLEGQIPSDISNMQSLEILNISHNNLSSFIPTSFEDMRGLLYVDISYNDLEGPLPNNKAFQAATQEALQGNKGLCGNARFLQPCNKQSPTKDHKLVFMIMFPILGAFGLLAFIFALVAKRKKKHQHGEKTNMNEEISISILKFDGKTMFEEIVRATEDFDPIYCIGQGEQGSVYKATLSSTYTVAVKKLHLPCDDDKNLQKAFLNEIRALTEMRHRNIVKLYGFCSHRLHSFLVYDYLEKGSLATMLSKDEEAKELGWSKRVNIVKGVAHALCYMHHDCLPPIVHRDISSKNILLDDEYESCVSDFGTAKFLNPDSANWTALAGTYGYIAPELAYTMEVNEKCDVYSFGVVILETVMGRHPGDLLSSLSSGACSSSSTALPAHQLPVVDVLDQRISPPTREVAREVVSVLKVAFACLNSSPQSRPSMKKVSQHL